Proteins from a single region of Runella sp. SP2:
- a CDS encoding SusD/RagB family nutrient-binding outer membrane lipoprotein, producing MNRILKSVTHITLIAFLLLLNACNLDINNDPNNPSSVNSSQLLTNAQLDIVNSLGAGPTGLANPAGVFVHQVTQRSNNDQYAITGQDFPVTQAWANMYRAVQNLNVLIEQANASQQFAYTGVAQITKAMAFSYMVDVWGEIPFTEASTSAKVPFPKFDKGQDVYPQLFAMIDEGIANLAKTSALSPKTDDLIYGGNLTRWRQFAKTLKLKLYNQIRLVQNVSTQVNALIAEGDLMTSAGSFSLNYGTSSAPDNRNPIFREDYNITTSGRDNYISPYFHEILLGTSTLNTVLDGIRDPRIPYYYFNQLSAARPTAQNPVEYRNGNFVSIYFSSQGPNQGFDQSSSNTIVGLYYCGGRYDDGNGVTAAGVSGASARGDGPQRILPYHSYLFTRAELAQTGVGTGNAKQLFTDAMNAAFTEVNAAAARGGAPALSAAVIKEYVDAVLVKFDAANDNGKLELIMTEKWIANFGFGLESYNDIRRTGFPKIYDPNTDNIAFTNLNRGYPQSMPYPVPGELQLNPNAPAQRVIATAKVFWQK from the coding sequence ATGAATAGAATCTTAAAAAGTGTCACCCATATTACGCTCATTGCGTTCCTATTACTCCTCAATGCGTGTAACCTCGACATCAACAATGACCCTAATAACCCCTCGTCGGTCAATTCGAGTCAACTTCTTACCAATGCCCAACTCGACATTGTCAACTCACTCGGGGCTGGACCAACGGGCTTGGCCAATCCTGCGGGGGTTTTTGTACACCAAGTAACCCAGCGTAGCAATAACGACCAATACGCCATCACGGGGCAGGATTTTCCCGTGACCCAAGCGTGGGCCAACATGTACCGTGCCGTACAAAACTTAAATGTGCTCATTGAGCAAGCCAATGCAAGCCAGCAATTTGCCTACACGGGCGTTGCCCAAATCACAAAAGCAATGGCTTTCAGCTACATGGTGGACGTATGGGGTGAAATTCCTTTTACCGAAGCCAGTACTTCGGCCAAAGTTCCTTTTCCTAAGTTTGACAAAGGGCAAGACGTTTATCCTCAGCTTTTTGCAATGATTGATGAAGGAATTGCCAACCTCGCCAAAACATCGGCGCTCAGCCCTAAAACCGATGATTTGATTTATGGCGGAAACCTAACGCGCTGGCGGCAATTTGCCAAAACCCTGAAACTCAAACTTTATAATCAAATCCGTTTGGTTCAAAATGTGAGTACACAGGTGAATGCCTTGATTGCAGAAGGCGATTTGATGACGTCGGCGGGAAGTTTTTCACTCAACTACGGTACATCAAGTGCCCCCGATAACCGTAACCCGATTTTCCGTGAAGATTACAACATCACCACTTCGGGCCGCGACAATTACATCAGTCCGTATTTTCACGAAATTTTACTTGGAACGAGCACCCTCAATACCGTATTGGATGGCATTCGTGACCCGCGCATTCCGTACTATTATTTCAACCAACTTTCGGCGGCTCGTCCCACGGCCCAAAACCCCGTTGAGTACCGCAATGGCAACTTTGTGTCGATTTACTTTTCGTCGCAAGGCCCTAACCAAGGCTTTGACCAATCTTCGTCTAACACCATCGTTGGGTTGTATTACTGCGGTGGTCGGTACGACGATGGCAATGGCGTAACGGCAGCGGGCGTAAGTGGGGCTTCGGCCCGTGGTGATGGCCCACAACGCATTTTACCGTATCATTCCTACTTGTTTACCAGGGCTGAATTAGCACAAACGGGCGTCGGAACGGGCAACGCAAAACAATTATTTACGGATGCAATGAACGCCGCTTTTACTGAGGTCAACGCTGCGGCTGCTCGCGGAGGTGCCCCTGCCCTTTCGGCTGCCGTCATCAAAGAATACGTGGATGCTGTTTTGGTAAAATTCGATGCCGCCAATGACAATGGCAAACTGGAATTAATTATGACCGAAAAATGGATTGCCAACTTTGGTTTTGGGCTTGAGTCGTACAATGACATTCGCCGTACGGGTTTTCCAAAAATTTATGACCCTAACACGGACAACATTGCCTTTACCAACCTCAACCGTGGTTATCCTCAGTCGATGCCTTACCCAGTTCCTGGCGAGCTTCAATTGAACCCCAATGCTCCTGCCCAACGCGTGATTGCAACCGCAAAAGTCTTTTGGCAGAAGTGA
- a CDS encoding SusC/RagA family TonB-linked outer membrane protein — protein sequence MKKNLLFLMLGMLLSVGFVHAQNRTVTGKVTASADGSPLPGVNVLLKGSNTGSSTNAEGAYQIQVPNGATLVFSFIGYANKEVVVGSQTTINVSLSDDVKQLGEVVVTAVGIERSNKTLGYSVERLSADKLVQKSEPDVLKAMQGKIPGVNINGSGGTAGSSSRITIRGANSFFGSNQPLFVVDGIPYNNDLNESGNFRDNGAAFSSRIADLDPNNIASMTVLKGAAAAALYGTRAANGVIVITTKSGTNKLSKKGLEITYNSSFSAEKIASYPDFQNKYGAGSQQVYANANGTWGPAFGLGRIYNAAGGWTNTTAPVDSIPIWVGYNTYAANYPAIAAQYGLRPNGNVAYQAYPDNVKNFFRTGNVYENSISITGGGPKASITSVISRTDQKSFFPGSAFERTNISIGGNTTLENGIVVGANLAYTNTVQDSPLFGGDGTSPLARMFQQPRNWPLDKLPYEDPFGNGVFFFPFGQADNPFWSINNSIYTSKVNRISMNGSLLYDITNWMNISYKGGYNTYNDNRFQRISAGSLSGAQGIGSMQFDAISFGEQDHNLLLNFKHDLTPDIDLRAVIGANYNERKFDQTSVNGLGIVTRGIDLITNVSTVTPNTGNTGMSKRRLYATFADLTLGYKNYLYLTLTGRNDKSSTLPANNRSYFYYSGSASFILTEALGIKSNVLSNAKLRVSYAKVGRDADPYQVLNTFRINLGESSGLVGSTRYNDYPFNGQSGASVAASAFDPNLKPEFTKEVEVGTNLEFFGGRASLDLTYYNRLSTDIIARRSLPQSSGYTSFVTNFGSIRNSGIEAGLTLVPIQLANGFKWDIFTAYTQNRNIVETLAEGVEEVTLRNIYTNQPIPVVRPGEWFGVLRGTAVARDENGNALINPNTGLTIPDTKQKIIGNPNPKFTLAVSNTFRFKGFTLSGVIDYRHGGDLYSWTNQFLLGRGVTQDTENREIPKVVAGVLGDANTLKPLLDGDGKPIPNNIQVMENNLWFQSAGGSLAVNAPNEFSVWDATVVRLREITLGYSLPKGLLAKTPFGSANITLSGRNLWFFAPNFPKHSNFDPEVNTFGNSNTQGIDLFAAPSVRRYGVNLSVTF from the coding sequence ATGAAAAAAAATCTATTGTTTCTGATGCTTGGTATGCTGCTAAGTGTCGGGTTCGTCCACGCCCAAAACCGCACCGTAACGGGAAAAGTTACTGCTAGTGCAGACGGCAGTCCACTGCCTGGGGTCAATGTCCTTTTAAAAGGCTCAAATACTGGTAGCTCTACCAATGCCGAAGGGGCCTACCAAATTCAAGTTCCTAACGGTGCTACCCTCGTTTTTAGCTTTATTGGTTATGCCAACAAAGAAGTAGTGGTAGGGAGCCAAACAACCATCAACGTATCGCTTTCGGACGATGTCAAACAGCTCGGCGAAGTGGTCGTAACGGCCGTCGGAATCGAACGTAGCAACAAAACCTTGGGGTATTCCGTCGAGCGCCTTTCGGCCGATAAACTGGTTCAGAAATCGGAGCCCGATGTGCTGAAAGCTATGCAAGGAAAAATCCCTGGGGTGAACATCAATGGTTCAGGGGGAACTGCGGGTAGTTCGTCGCGCATTACCATTCGCGGCGCTAACTCGTTCTTTGGCTCGAACCAACCGCTTTTTGTGGTGGACGGAATTCCTTACAACAACGACCTCAACGAAAGTGGCAACTTCCGCGACAACGGAGCGGCTTTTTCAAGCCGTATTGCCGACCTTGACCCCAACAACATTGCCTCTATGACGGTACTAAAAGGAGCTGCCGCCGCCGCTTTGTACGGAACTCGGGCTGCTAACGGGGTGATTGTGATTACGACCAAATCGGGCACCAACAAACTTTCTAAAAAAGGCTTAGAAATTACGTACAATTCTTCTTTTTCGGCCGAAAAAATCGCCAGCTACCCCGACTTCCAAAACAAATATGGGGCAGGTTCGCAGCAAGTATATGCCAATGCTAACGGAACGTGGGGCCCTGCTTTTGGTTTGGGGCGAATTTACAACGCAGCAGGTGGTTGGACCAACACCACTGCTCCCGTTGACTCAATTCCTATTTGGGTGGGTTACAACACCTACGCGGCCAACTATCCCGCGATTGCGGCTCAGTACGGCCTTCGTCCCAACGGCAACGTAGCCTATCAAGCCTATCCCGACAACGTCAAAAACTTCTTCCGTACGGGTAATGTCTATGAAAACTCCATCAGCATCACGGGCGGAGGGCCAAAAGCAAGCATTACCTCGGTGATTTCGCGCACCGACCAAAAAAGCTTTTTCCCTGGCTCGGCCTTTGAACGTACCAACATCAGCATTGGCGGAAATACCACCCTTGAAAATGGCATCGTCGTAGGTGCCAACTTGGCCTATACCAATACCGTTCAGGATAGCCCGCTCTTTGGGGGTGATGGGACGTCGCCACTCGCGCGGATGTTCCAACAGCCTCGTAACTGGCCACTTGATAAGCTTCCTTACGAAGACCCGTTTGGGAACGGTGTATTCTTCTTCCCATTTGGGCAAGCGGATAACCCTTTTTGGTCAATCAACAACAGCATTTATACCAGCAAGGTCAACCGTATTTCGATGAACGGGAGTCTTTTGTACGACATCACCAACTGGATGAATATCAGCTATAAAGGCGGCTATAATACGTACAACGACAACCGCTTTCAGCGCATTTCGGCAGGGTCACTTTCGGGTGCGCAAGGCATTGGAAGTATGCAGTTTGATGCCATTTCTTTTGGAGAACAAGACCATAACTTACTCTTAAATTTCAAGCACGATTTGACGCCCGACATTGACCTTCGAGCGGTGATTGGCGCCAACTACAACGAACGGAAATTTGACCAAACGAGTGTCAATGGTCTTGGGATTGTCACGCGGGGAATCGACCTGATTACCAACGTCAGCACCGTTACGCCCAACACAGGAAACACGGGCATGAGCAAGCGCCGTTTGTACGCAACTTTTGCGGATTTAACGCTAGGTTACAAAAACTACCTGTACCTTACACTCACGGGGCGTAATGACAAGTCATCGACCTTACCCGCCAACAACCGCAGTTATTTCTATTATTCGGGAAGTGCTTCCTTTATTTTGACCGAAGCCTTGGGTATCAAGTCGAATGTGTTGAGCAACGCCAAACTTCGGGTAAGTTATGCCAAAGTAGGGCGTGACGCCGACCCTTACCAAGTGCTTAATACCTTCCGTATCAACTTGGGTGAAAGCTCTGGCTTGGTAGGCTCAACCCGTTACAACGACTATCCGTTCAACGGCCAATCGGGTGCTTCGGTAGCAGCTTCGGCTTTCGACCCGAACTTAAAACCTGAGTTTACCAAAGAGGTAGAAGTAGGAACGAATCTTGAGTTTTTTGGTGGACGCGCGTCGTTGGACTTGACCTATTATAACCGTTTGAGTACCGACATCATCGCCCGCCGTTCGTTGCCGCAATCATCGGGTTATACTTCTTTTGTCACCAACTTTGGTTCTATTCGTAACTCAGGTATTGAAGCAGGACTTACTTTGGTGCCCATTCAACTAGCCAATGGATTTAAGTGGGATATTTTCACGGCCTATACCCAAAACCGCAACATCGTCGAGACTTTAGCGGAGGGTGTTGAAGAAGTAACGTTACGTAATATTTACACCAATCAGCCCATTCCTGTGGTGCGCCCTGGCGAGTGGTTTGGGGTATTGCGCGGTACAGCCGTAGCCCGCGACGAGAACGGCAACGCCCTCATTAATCCCAACACAGGTCTGACCATTCCTGATACCAAACAAAAAATCATTGGTAACCCTAACCCTAAATTTACCTTGGCAGTTAGCAACACTTTCCGTTTCAAAGGCTTCACCCTTAGCGGCGTGATTGACTATCGTCACGGCGGTGATTTGTATTCGTGGACTAACCAATTCTTGTTAGGACGTGGGGTAACGCAAGACACCGAAAATCGTGAAATACCTAAAGTAGTAGCGGGGGTTCTTGGCGATGCCAATACGCTCAAGCCGTTGTTAGACGGCGATGGAAAACCCATTCCTAACAACATTCAGGTGATGGAAAACAACCTTTGGTTCCAATCGGCGGGTGGTTCGTTGGCCGTCAATGCCCCTAACGAATTTTCGGTTTGGGACGCCACGGTTGTTCGTTTGCGCGAGATTACCCTGGGATATTCGCTGCCGAAAGGTTTGTTGGCAAAAACACCTTTTGGTTCGGCCAACATCACGTTGAGCGGTCGCAACCTTTGGTTTTTTGCCCCTAACTTCCCCAAACACTCCAACTTCGACCCTGAAGTAAACACCTTCGGAAACAGCAACACGCAAGGAATCGACCTATTTGCCGCTCCTTCTGTTCGCCGTTATGGGGTCAACCTAAGTGTTACTTTCTAA
- a CDS encoding nitroreductase family protein: MDLIESLQWRYATKKMSGKQVPQDKIDYILEAIRLSPSSSGLQPYEIIVVTNEELKEKIKPIAFGQSQITDASHLLIFAAWDNYTEERINAVFKRSNAERGLPDSATDEYRKRLLGMVLANTPEQNFAHTAKQSAIALGISLVAAADQEVDATPMEGYNAAQLDELLGLAEKGLKSTAIVALGYRDEDNDWLAKLKKVRTPKELLYTHLN; this comes from the coding sequence ATGGATTTAATTGAAAGCTTACAGTGGCGTTATGCCACCAAAAAAATGTCGGGCAAGCAAGTGCCACAAGACAAAATAGACTACATTTTGGAAGCCATCCGCTTGTCACCTTCTTCGTCAGGATTGCAGCCTTATGAAATTATTGTCGTAACGAATGAAGAATTAAAAGAGAAAATTAAGCCCATCGCGTTTGGTCAATCTCAAATTACCGACGCTTCGCATTTATTGATTTTTGCGGCGTGGGATAACTACACAGAAGAGCGTATCAATGCCGTTTTTAAACGTTCCAATGCCGAAAGAGGTCTTCCTGACAGCGCCACCGACGAGTACCGCAAGCGCTTGTTGGGCATGGTACTTGCCAACACACCCGAGCAGAACTTTGCCCACACGGCCAAACAATCTGCCATTGCGCTGGGCATTAGCCTCGTAGCTGCTGCCGACCAAGAAGTGGATGCCACTCCGATGGAAGGCTATAACGCCGCTCAATTAGATGAGTTGTTGGGATTGGCCGAAAAGGGGTTGAAAAGTACGGCCATCGTAGCACTTGGCTACCGTGATGAAGACAACGATTGGTTAGCAAAACTCAAGAAAGTAAGAACTCCGAAAGAGCTATTATATACCCACCTCAATTAA
- a CDS encoding SIS domain-containing protein: protein MSKIQSIVQASIDTKNRVLADETLLNTVAEVAAAMTEAFKAGKKVLFCGNGGSAADAQHLAAEFSGRFYYDRPPLYSEALHVNSSYVTAVGNDYSYDVIYSRMIEAMGKEGDVLVGISTSGNSPNVVKALEAANKLGMITVGMTGETGGKMKEVSNFLINIPSKDTPRIQECHILLGHILCQLVEENVFPK, encoded by the coding sequence ATGTCAAAAATTCAATCCATCGTACAGGCTTCCATTGATACAAAAAATCGCGTTTTAGCCGACGAAACTTTACTCAATACCGTGGCAGAAGTAGCTGCTGCGATGACCGAAGCCTTCAAAGCGGGTAAAAAAGTATTATTTTGTGGAAATGGCGGTAGTGCTGCCGATGCCCAACACCTAGCGGCCGAATTTAGCGGCCGTTTTTATTACGACCGCCCTCCCTTGTATTCGGAGGCATTGCACGTCAATTCGTCGTATGTGACGGCTGTCGGAAACGACTACAGCTACGACGTGATTTATTCGCGGATGATTGAGGCGATGGGTAAAGAAGGCGATGTTTTGGTCGGAATTTCTACCTCTGGCAACTCGCCCAACGTCGTCAAAGCCCTCGAAGCGGCCAATAAACTCGGCATGATTACCGTCGGTATGACGGGCGAAACGGGAGGAAAGATGAAAGAAGTAAGTAATTTTTTGATTAATATTCCTTCCAAAGATACCCCTCGTATTCAGGAGTGCCATATCTTACTAGGGCATATCCTGTGCCAATTGGTGGAGGAGAATGTGTTTCCTAAGTAA
- a CDS encoding VWA domain-containing protein, producing MFAAEIIFQTPYWYVGLCLLAGAAYAFFLYQPKPIWSKTTNYALALFRGALVSIIAFLLLNPLLRTIQTFSDKSKVVLAIDNSESVASYGKKALEALENLREALADEGIDVAVQTLNSENYQEELSKVAFNQPTTNLADMLGGAKSNYEGRNLTDVVLLTDGISNQGLAPTFTNYPFRIHSVGVGDTLPKRDISIKNIAANKIAYLGNQFPINADIVASGFQGQTVTVTLRQGSSTLSSQRVTFGQKDDFKQISFQATSTVKGLQHYVIEVEALKGEFTTRNNRRDVYLDIIDGKEKVLVLALATHPDIKAIRTILEKNLNYEVDVKVFGVNPSAETYPDKKYDLIILHQLPDLFNIGGDIIQRYLQRDNTPLFFILGSQANTAKASQLNSAVTVMANPGQIDKVSGRFNPNFNLLNLDPEKLRILEKMPPLTVPFGEYRLSPGSEVVLYQNVGNLKTTKPLLVLNTGGARKSAVLAGEGIWQWRMEEYALTEKQEAVDELLQKVIQLISVKEDKRKFRVYPLANEYNVGDKVTFETEVYNDIYEKTYGQSIRLEITDERGKTQPYTYTNAEGSSRFELSGLGQGVYQYKATTSLQNKVESVTGQFIVRDLALETLNLTADYGMLRALSQQTGGQFVKADQIAQLKDYLLKNKAPDRLDSAEDLSELIQNKWLFFLLLLLATAEWGVRKYQGSY from the coding sequence ATGTTTGCAGCCGAGATTATTTTTCAGACACCATATTGGTACGTAGGATTGTGTTTGTTGGCAGGGGCGGCCTATGCTTTTTTTCTTTACCAACCTAAACCTATTTGGAGTAAAACAACCAACTACGCGCTTGCCCTTTTTCGGGGAGCGCTGGTGAGTATCATCGCTTTTTTACTGCTTAATCCGCTGTTGAGAACTATTCAAACTTTCAGCGATAAGTCGAAGGTAGTACTGGCGATTGACAACTCCGAATCGGTAGCGAGCTATGGAAAAAAAGCCCTCGAAGCCCTCGAAAACCTTCGTGAAGCCCTCGCCGATGAAGGAATAGATGTGGCCGTTCAAACCTTAAATTCCGAAAATTACCAAGAAGAGTTGTCGAAAGTGGCTTTTAATCAGCCTACTACCAATCTCGCTGACATGTTGGGAGGAGCAAAAAGCAACTACGAAGGTCGCAACTTGACCGATGTGGTGCTGCTCACCGACGGCATTAGCAACCAAGGACTTGCGCCCACTTTTACCAATTATCCATTCCGAATTCACAGCGTAGGCGTGGGGGATACCTTGCCCAAACGTGACATTAGCATCAAGAACATTGCGGCCAATAAAATTGCCTACTTGGGAAATCAATTCCCAATTAACGCCGATATTGTTGCTAGCGGTTTTCAAGGTCAGACGGTGACAGTGACACTCCGCCAAGGAAGCTCGACGCTGAGCAGCCAACGCGTGACTTTTGGTCAAAAAGATGATTTTAAACAGATCTCTTTTCAAGCTACTTCGACCGTCAAGGGGCTTCAACACTATGTCATCGAGGTGGAGGCGCTCAAGGGTGAATTTACGACCCGAAATAACCGCCGCGATGTGTATCTTGACATCATCGACGGCAAAGAGAAAGTGCTTGTATTGGCCTTGGCTACTCACCCAGACATTAAAGCAATTCGGACAATTTTAGAGAAAAACCTCAACTACGAGGTGGATGTCAAAGTCTTTGGCGTCAATCCGTCGGCTGAAACTTACCCCGACAAAAAATATGATCTCATTATTTTGCACCAATTGCCCGATTTGTTCAACATCGGTGGTGACATTATTCAGCGCTATTTACAGCGCGATAACACGCCTCTTTTCTTTATTTTAGGTTCGCAAGCCAATACTGCCAAGGCTAGTCAGCTTAATTCGGCCGTGACGGTGATGGCAAATCCAGGCCAAATTGATAAAGTGTCGGGGCGGTTTAACCCAAACTTTAATTTGTTAAACCTTGACCCCGAAAAACTCCGTATTTTGGAAAAAATGCCTCCGTTGACCGTCCCTTTTGGTGAATATCGCCTGTCGCCTGGTAGCGAGGTGGTGTTGTACCAAAACGTAGGCAATCTCAAAACTACAAAGCCGCTGTTGGTGCTGAATACGGGTGGTGCCCGTAAATCGGCGGTACTGGCAGGAGAGGGGATTTGGCAATGGCGAATGGAAGAATACGCCTTGACCGAAAAACAAGAAGCGGTGGATGAGCTGCTTCAAAAAGTAATTCAGTTGATTTCGGTCAAAGAAGACAAACGCAAGTTTCGGGTGTATCCTCTAGCCAATGAATACAACGTAGGCGACAAAGTAACGTTTGAAACCGAAGTATATAACGATATTTACGAAAAAACGTACGGACAAAGCATTCGTCTCGAAATCACAGACGAACGCGGAAAAACCCAGCCCTACACTTATACCAATGCCGAGGGAAGTTCGCGTTTTGAGTTGAGTGGTCTTGGTCAAGGGGTATATCAGTACAAGGCAACGACCAGTTTGCAAAACAAAGTAGAATCAGTAACGGGGCAGTTTATTGTGCGTGATTTGGCGCTTGAAACGCTTAACTTGACGGCTGATTATGGGATGCTACGCGCACTTTCCCAACAAACAGGCGGGCAGTTTGTGAAGGCCGACCAAATTGCACAATTGAAAGACTATTTGCTTAAAAATAAGGCTCCTGACCGCCTAGACAGTGCCGAAGACTTGTCCGAACTGATTCAGAACAAGTGGTTGTTTTTCTTGTTGTTGTTGTTGGCAACAGCCGAATGGGGAGTACGAAAGTACCAAGGAAGTTATTAA
- the fabG gene encoding 3-oxoacyl-[acyl-carrier-protein] reductase, whose amino-acid sequence MSLLQNKVAIVTGASRGIGKAIATRFAQEGAQVAFTYLSSVEKGQALEEELKQFGTKVKGYRSDASDFKSAEDLVAQVVADFGTVDVVVNNAGITRDGLLMRMTEEQWDEVIRVNLKSIFNLTKAVTKVMMKARSGSIINITSVVGLTGNAGQANYAASKAGMIGFTKSVAKELGSRNIRCNAVAPGFIETEMTGELNEKAIEEWKQGIPLKRGGAPEEVADCIVFLASDMSKYITGQVLQVDGGMVM is encoded by the coding sequence ATGTCTCTTTTACAAAACAAAGTCGCTATCGTAACGGGGGCTTCTCGTGGAATCGGGAAAGCCATTGCCACTCGCTTTGCCCAAGAGGGAGCTCAAGTGGCCTTTACGTATTTGTCGAGCGTCGAAAAAGGCCAAGCCTTAGAAGAAGAACTCAAACAATTTGGAACAAAAGTAAAGGGGTATCGCTCAGATGCTTCTGATTTTAAATCGGCCGAAGACCTTGTCGCGCAAGTTGTGGCCGATTTCGGCACGGTTGATGTAGTGGTTAATAACGCAGGTATTACCCGCGATGGCTTGTTGATGCGCATGACCGAAGAACAATGGGACGAGGTAATTCGCGTTAACTTAAAGTCGATTTTTAACTTGACCAAAGCCGTTACCAAAGTGATGATGAAAGCTCGTAGTGGGTCAATCATCAACATTACATCGGTGGTAGGTTTGACTGGAAACGCTGGACAAGCCAACTACGCGGCTTCTAAAGCGGGAATGATTGGTTTCACAAAATCAGTCGCCAAAGAACTTGGTTCACGCAATATTCGTTGCAATGCTGTGGCGCCAGGGTTTATCGAAACCGAAATGACGGGCGAGCTTAATGAAAAAGCCATTGAAGAATGGAAACAGGGAATCCCGTTGAAACGCGGTGGTGCCCCCGAAGAAGTAGCCGACTGCATCGTATTTTTGGCCTCTGACATGTCGAAGTACATCACAGGGCAGGTGTTACAAGTGGACGGTGGAATGGTGATGTAA
- a CDS encoding maltokinase N-terminal cap-like domain-containing protein — protein sequence MIHLTTTQIEHLETQVFPIYFNTCRWFAGKARAQKGFQIRHRLPVGDAVILIVEATYHDGEPELYQLPFAEVGSDMDVPAKGIIEKTDTSQWIDAIYDAGFRHQLYTSIYGQLALSTDDGQLQATKGRGLAEADAPEVIDSRVLPVDSSNSAMLFGGKYFMKLYRKLFDQTNPEVEMVSFLTQHSDFSNIPAYAGSITWQRAGQPDVTLGMMQQAIRAEKDNWALTGDFLNDFMYGVPSGMFGINESVFEQVGLLGKRTGEMHLGLFAPSAEVAFAPEKFDDFYRNFLLKRLTDLLDRRYALLIENYDKLDEPTQRLAWIFMEARELIDDFANEMLTRPLDSLRIRIHGDYHLGQVLTDKGDFIVIDFEGEPEATIAERKIKHSPLKDVAGMIRSYHYAVSAKLFESAETKGISSEKLQIVSDRWYKLMRDTYMDAYLEAFGWPHPLFKSQNEINFLLLFFLLEKAVYELGYEISYRPSWVNIPLRGIVEVIREIEKLKEPTVRISRLGMQS from the coding sequence ATGATACATTTGACTACTACTCAAATCGAACACCTCGAAACTCAGGTGTTTCCTATTTATTTTAATACTTGTAGGTGGTTTGCGGGAAAAGCGCGTGCTCAAAAAGGCTTTCAAATTCGACATCGTTTGCCCGTGGGCGACGCCGTAATTTTAATAGTAGAGGCTACCTACCACGACGGAGAGCCCGAATTATACCAGTTGCCTTTTGCGGAAGTGGGAAGCGACATGGATGTTCCAGCTAAAGGAATCATTGAAAAAACAGATACCTCACAATGGATTGATGCGATTTATGATGCAGGTTTTAGGCATCAATTATATACCTCTATTTATGGGCAACTTGCACTTTCGACCGACGATGGGCAGTTGCAAGCGACCAAAGGGAGAGGACTTGCGGAGGCAGATGCACCAGAGGTGATTGACAGCCGCGTGTTGCCCGTTGATTCGAGTAACTCGGCGATGTTGTTTGGCGGGAAATACTTTATGAAGTTGTACCGAAAGCTCTTTGACCAAACCAACCCTGAGGTGGAAATGGTGAGTTTTTTGACCCAACACTCTGATTTTAGCAACATTCCTGCCTATGCGGGGAGTATCACGTGGCAACGAGCAGGGCAGCCCGACGTGACGTTGGGCATGATGCAGCAAGCCATTCGGGCCGAAAAAGACAACTGGGCGCTGACGGGCGATTTTCTCAATGACTTTATGTACGGCGTCCCGTCGGGGATGTTTGGTATCAACGAAAGTGTGTTTGAGCAAGTTGGTTTATTGGGAAAGCGCACGGGCGAAATGCACCTTGGCTTGTTTGCCCCTAGCGCTGAAGTAGCTTTTGCCCCCGAAAAATTTGATGATTTTTACCGTAATTTTTTACTAAAACGTCTTACTGACCTCCTCGACCGTCGCTATGCGTTGTTGATTGAAAATTACGATAAACTCGACGAACCTACGCAACGTTTGGCGTGGATTTTTATGGAAGCGCGGGAATTGATTGATGATTTTGCCAACGAAATGCTGACGCGCCCGTTGGATTCGTTGCGGATTCGGATTCACGGCGATTACCATTTGGGACAAGTGCTGACCGACAAGGGTGATTTTATCGTGATTGATTTTGAGGGCGAACCCGAGGCTACCATTGCCGAACGGAAAATAAAACACAGTCCGCTCAAAGACGTGGCGGGGATGATTCGGAGCTACCACTACGCCGTGAGTGCCAAGCTGTTTGAAAGTGCCGAAACGAAGGGAATTTCGTCCGAAAAGCTACAAATCGTTTCCGACCGTTGGTACAAACTCATGCGCGATACTTACATGGATGCTTACTTGGAAGCCTTTGGTTGGCCGCATCCGTTGTTTAAAAGTCAAAACGAAATCAACTTTTTATTGCTGTTTTTCTTGCTCGAAAAAGCCGTTTATGAACTCGGTTACGAAATCAGTTACCGACCATCGTGGGTGAACATTCCCTTGCGCGGGATTGTCGAAGTTATCCGTGAAATCGAGAAATTGAAAGAGCCAACGGTAAGGATTAGCCGATTGGGGATGCAATCCTAG